The nucleotide sequence TGAGAGATTCAGGTGGAAACATTGTGGCTGCAGGATGTGCTGCATACAATGCTAGAGATGGATGTCTTGCTCTTAATCACATCAGTGTCCTCACAAATGCTAAATGATTGCTCAATGACATTTAGAATCTTGCTTCAACTGTAAATGTCACAAGCTTTGGTTTAAACCCTAGACAAAGCAATGTCTTTCACACAAACTTGCTAACTACAGTAGATTAACTCAAAGAACAACTACATGGGAGCTGAAGCTTCCTCTACTATGTTGCATACAGGTTTTTTACACACTTACCTGATGGGTGATTAATGAAGATTAAAACCTACAATGGTTTCTTGAGTTTGGATTACCAAGTATCACTGAAATAAACCTTCTAAATTATGGTCAAGCACACAAACAAATAGATAGTTCATCTGTTCCTCAACCTTGACATCATAAGTAACCAGGTTTAAGTCCTTGACTTCTGATTCAAACTTAGATCAAGTCTGAAATTTGATCATTGTTCATGTATCAGCTTACAAGGTTGAGGATTGCCAGTTTCTGTCTTTCACTTTCCATAttaatcaacaacaacaacaaccaacaCCAAGCAATGATACTGACTACAACTAAATTCAAGTAATGTTTTGATAGTTAGATTTAATATTGCATGCAGTATGATTCCAAAGATAaaaagtataataataataatgatcataATGATAGTAAATTATCAATAGATGTGAGATTTTTCATCATATAACCCCAAAATCAAGAACATTCAAGATTATATTTCTTTATTCCTCTATAGAATTATTTTATTCCCCTGCCTATGATGATGGGCAAAACTTGAAGCCTTCTGGAATGGTTTATTTATTTCCTCTCCCATATGTTGTCACACGCTTTGGTTTTCTCATCTTATTAAACAAAGTCTAGCCAGTTGTGGCACTTGTCATCTCTACAGTAAGTCAAACAGCACCAGCAGATTCCTTGCTTAGTTTACTGAGACCTCCTTGACCACATTGCACATGCCACTGCTGATGAGCTCAAAGAATCTGTTCTTCGATCAAGAACAGTGCAGCGACAACCAAATACTGCTCGATCACCATCATTAGTTTTCACAAGCAGGAAAGCGATTCAATGCTGCCAAGctgtttgttgtataagatagcaTTTGTCTTGGAAAAAGAATGCCACTGTGTGAATACTGACTGAAAGCTCCAGATGAGGATTTCCTAAGCACCAAAGTCATTCAATGCAGATATACTGTTTGTTGTATGGTTCTTGTCAGATAGCTTTAAGTCTAATCTTCAAGAAACGAAAGATAAAACTTGTGGCAAACTCCACAGATCTTTAGGTAGATCTAAGATCTACAATCAGAAACAAGTGAAATGCCTTTTGAGAATAGTATACATTCATTCAGCAGTTCAAACGTAGAAGAAGGCGACCTTTTTGATTTCCTGAAATAAGCTGCACTGCGAGCAACGAAAGCTACACCTCGAGCTCCAGAAAGCTACGCACGAAGAGATGCGGTCAGAGGAATCCGACACCACACCAACTCACGAGATGTTTGCTGCCATCAATTAATGAGGCATCAGAGGAAGACGACTTGCATTATCAAACCACATCACATCCAAGTCACATCGCACTAATTGTGACTGATGTCAAGAATGGAGTCCTCAGTTTGACTTCTCTTCGACTTGCAAATGTTGATCGTACGAGATCGGTGTTGCTGCACCCTCTGGGTTTTCTTCTTCTCCCTCGACCATGGTGCAGTATAACTACTGTAGTTCATTGGCTAAAAGAAGCTTCCCctacttttcttcttcttgtctcTGTTTTCTTTGATTCAAATGCTAATTCACATACAAAATGACGAGAGAAAGGTTGTCCTGTATGGTTCCGGCAAATGCTGCTACATCCACCAACCAGAATCATGGCATGACCAAAAGCCATTGATTGAGGAGCAAGggaaaaagcataaaaaaaagtcGCAGGGAAGTGAAATGGATGAGAACAGATGTCAAGTTCATCTTGTAAAGCCATTCATGGCATCATATCCATGGAGACTTACAAATATATAAAGGGTTGGCTTTGTGCTGGCATCCAAGTGAGATACTGGCATCAGCCATATGGTGGTTGATGACTAGCTTGGCATGAAGTCTTTTCTGGTCGGAGAATTCAACTTTATGCATTGATTTAAGGGGCCCAAACAATGGAAAGTCAGCTGCATCTGCATATCCTAGATTGCTGCTATGGGGTCCTTAATTCACAGATATCTCTAATCTTTAGCTGTTGCTGTTCTATGGAGATAGATTCACCTCATGCTTTTTTCCCTTGAAGGTTTCAGAGCTGAAAGCTTTCTCAAGAACAGATAGAAAAGACCTTCTTCTTCCACACTTAAAAGGTTTCAGAGATAGAAGTAATGCTgatcaattagtttcatgctatttACTAACAGGTTTATGAAAGGCTTCTCTTATTAGTGCCACTTGCATCATACTCATGAGCTACAGGGCAAAGAACTCCACTCTCTCTTGGAGCTTTATCTCTTCTTCGTTTGGGTGCCATGAGCCTCATTGACACAGTTTGGATCAGGTCAAATTAATCCCAAAAAAAAAGCTTGAGGTTGGACTGGATTTTGCATCTGCAAATCTAAATACAATCAAATTGGTTTAAGCCAATTCAGAGAattaaatccaaaaaaaattcagATACTGATGTGCTTAGAGATTAACCTTTCTGCATAATTTAATTAGACAAAATTACTGGGATCTTATAACAACATTATTCTTATATACAATCAGACTTGTTAGGATGATTCAATCAACCCAAACAAATGAGTCCTATAATGAGATTTATCATTATGTTAACATATAAGCATTTTTGTTATGACCCTAATATTGAGAGGAGATGATTCCAGGGACAGTTCGGCCATGGGCATGGAAAAGCTTCATGTCTCATCACACTCACCCAcgcttctcctcctctcctcttcttcccgaCAAAAGAGCAACCCCCAATCGATTCCTCCCTTTTTGAATcccaaatcctctctctctctctctctctctctctctctctcttttcaggTCTCAGCCTACAAGTCTGCAATAGTACTGACATTGCTCTTTCCTCTTCAAAAGAGGAATCCAATGACCAGAGGCTCACCCCACACCCCAAAAGCTCAAAAGCTGCAATAAAATAGCACATGGTTGCAGTCCCACTTGCATGTAAGTCTAAAATCTTCATGCTGTGAGgaagaaagaataaaagaaaaagattatatgtataattattgagaatttgaaatgatgtattTACCCTATAATTTTAATACAACATATATGCCCCTCAAATACTAAAATTCTTTGTATATCTTTTGGTGACATTTACCCTTGCTATAAATAATTGAAAATATTCTTAGTATTCAAAGTATTATCACAATCAAGTAATAATTTTTAAAGAAATATTCATACAATtgaattcattaattttttagtcAAAATCATCAAATGATAGTCAACCAATGGAAATGTacatttttttagattttataacaataaatataaattaaaatattcaaaCTATTATGCCAATCAAATAATAGTTAAAGGTTCAAAATttcatttaataatatatttcaaGGTACCAATAACTTTGataatttatgataattttttattaggCTTTCTTAATATttgtaatttttaaatattatttaaattaatatcttatatgtattatataagaataaataaaaaattataaagaaataaataaaaaaactgaTTGAAGGTATCCATCCATATGTCATTTCAAATTTtatctttattatatatattaaaaataggaGGGTTTTACTCACTTGGGAGGGATCCAAATGTAATTTTGCCCAGAAAAGAGGGCCAAGAAAAAGGGGATGTAAGGAGGAGACTTGAAAGCCTAACACATTACCAAGTAAAAAGGCACCTCCTTTTCCCTCTGCTATGATATGCTATCATCATGATGGTGAAGAAGCAGACGGGATCTTCTTGGAGGACAGCCCGAGTAAGTCTcggcttcttctcttctctttctgcaAATGCGTCGCCTCTACTGTTCGCTTCTTCCTGTTGTTGTTGATGATGGATTGCCTCGGGGTTTGATTCCACTCGATTCGTCCTAGTTTTGAGCTGCTGGACGCCAGGAAGCGTTCGATTCGACCCGCATTGTGGGATTTGATTGCGAGCCCGTGAAGCCATGCTCTGCGCCTGCTCCGGCGAGCAGTACCGGTTCGAGGAGGAGCGGCCGCCGTCGCCGCCGGAGTCGCTCGCGACGAGGGATTTCTCCACAGGCGGCCTCTCCTCGAGGGTCGGCGGCCTCTCTTCCGGGGCCGGCGGCGACGGAGACTCCAAGCTTGACGATACCCAGGTCGACGACGTGGTCGAGTCCACCCTCAGGGAGACCCTCTCTTTGAACTACGAGGTCATCCTTCCCCTTTGGATTCCACGAACTGTGGCCACCGTTTGATTTGCGATTCTCGTATCTGATCGAGGATGGCGTTTTGCGGCAGGAAGCGCGGGCGCTGCTCGGGCGATTGGAGTATCAGAGGGGAAACTTCGATGCGGCATTGCAAGTGTTTCAAGGGATCGACATCGTGGGCCTGCGGCCAAAGATCATTAAGGCCATTGCCACTTGGACTCGAGCTCGGCAGGCTCGTCGAAGAGGAGAATGCTTGCAAGGGAATGTCATGTCTATCCACTCGGTTACTCTGCTTATAGAAGCAATGCTGCTCAAGTCCAAATCTTTGGAAGAGATCGGTCGATTTAAAGGTGACCCACAATGTTACCTAAGTATTATTATTTGCATATCCATGACATTGAAATCCTTAATTGTCTGAACACTTTGGTTTCTCTGAATGTTGAAGTAGTCAGCTTGATGTTTGATCAAATGTCATAATAACCTAATGCTGACAAAAATTACCTGAGCATCCGATTGTAGTTGCTCCTGGATATGAAGTGGTTTAGACTTTTGTGCATAGTTCTGCTGATGACATGATTAGAAATTTCTTTTATAGGATAATGATGGACCACATGAAGGATCTGTACATTACCAATataattttgattatgtatgCCTCTTGTAGCAAATTGGTATGCTGGCAAAATGAACCTTTAAAAGGTATTAAAACTTTTAACAAGCATAAATTGTAATATGAAATGGAATGCCAATTAATCCTTATCATACTCACTATTTGGAAGGCATAGTGGATTCCAGATGAACCCAAGATGTCCAACTTGTCCTATAAGAGTGCTAAATATTTGGACAATGACTAGAATGTTTCTTCACATGCCATTAATAGACCTTGACTCCATCACAATCCCTGTAGCCAAAACATAATGATTATAGATTTTGGTTTGTTGAATTTTACATAGTAAAGAAGGCATCATATACATGttttatcaaattttcctaaggaatTATTGAAAAATTTACTCCACTAGTGATCTGGTTTTCTTAACTGAGAGCTTGCCAGACATGCTTCCTCTGGTTTGAGTTTATCTTTATCTCATGTTTGTGTCCTTTCCAGTTTATGCTGATATGCAGCATTTTATATTCTGGCGTATGCTACTGCAAACTTGGATAGATGTCAGACCTGGGGTTTGGTTACTAAAGATAGACTtttaaatgatttgcagttagatGAGAGCCAGTTgtactatttttttctttttccctcttCACAAGTATTAATCTTTTAATTCAGAATTGGAGTTCCAACTCTTCCATCCATCAATATATTTTTTGTGCTTCTAAAGTCTTGCTATGAGGCACATACCATGAAACTTGACATATATCCATTTTCCTTATTCGTTTAATCTTATTCTGTACTTTTTCCCCTGAAATTGAAAAAGCAAATGATGCTTCCCAGGTGAGTTGCACAAAATATATTGGCCCTTGGGATCTTAAATACCATCTTACACAATCAAACCATTCAATGGTGCTGAAGAACTATTCTAAGCCTTGTTTTGTTTATAATAGAAATTGAATCCCATTCTACCAAATTTGGAATAttgcatttcaattttttttttctcttcatatTTGACTATCATAATGATGCCTATTGTCTTGTCTCGCCTATGAACTTTTGTGGCAGATGCTGCATTTGAATGTAAAACTATTATCGACATTGTTGAATCTGCTTGGCCGCATGGCATACCTGAAGGAATTggagatgatagcaagttgaaagaAATGTTTCACAAAGCTCTAGAATTGTTTCCCAAGCTCTGGATGCAAGCAGGATTTCTTGAGGAAGCTGTTGCTGCATATCGCCGAGCTCTTATGAAGCCATGGGATTTAGGTTTTAGTAGGTGGGCTAGCTTACAGAAAGACCTGGCAGTTGCTCTGCTCTATGGTGGTGCTGAATTAAGCCTGCCTCCGCAACTTCAACAACTATGGGGCTACGCTGTCCCTACGTCTAACATAGAGGAAGCAATTCTTTTGTTGCTGATACTCATGAGAAAGGTGACCTTTCAAGAAATAAGTTGGGACCCTGAGATCATGAATCATCTCATTTATGGCTTTTCATTAACTGGACAATTCGAAGTTTTGGCCGGTCATGTAGAACAGATTTTGCCAGGTATCTATGACAGAGTTGAGAGATGGTATGTACTGGCGCTTTGTTACCATGCTGCTGGTCTGGATGATGATGCATTAAATGTATTGAGGAAGGCATTGAGCTACTCAGAAAAGAAGCACAAACCTCATCTTCCATCAGTCATATTAGGAGCTAAGTTGTGCTGTAAACGTCCATTGCATGCATGGGAAGGGGCAAAATATGCAATGAAGGCAAATGAGATTTTCCAAAATCAAAAACATTTTCTTGGTGTCACCAACCACTTGCTTGGTGTTTGTTATGGAAATTGTGCTAGATTGTCTGTCTCTGATTCACAAAGACTAAAATTACAGAACGAATCTTTGAAGACACTTCAACATGCTGCAAACATTGAGAAAAATGATTCTGAGGTGGTATATAGCCTTGCCAGGGAAAGCACTATGCAGCGGAACCTTCATATAGCTTTAGAAAATGCAACAAAGTATCTTGATATGGTGGCTGGAAGCTCAGTGAGGGGTTGGAAGCTTTTAGCCCTCATAGTATCGGCAGAACAGAACTTAAGGGAAGCTGAAGCAATAGTTGATCTTGCAATGTATGAGAGTGGAACAATGGATCAGTTGGAATTCTTACGCTTAAAAGCGCTACTCCAAGTTGCTCAGGAACAACCAAAGAATGCTATAGAGACCTACAAAAATTTGCTTGCCATGGTTGAAGCATGGAAAGAACTTCAGAAATGGAGCTTGAGTTCTGAGGTA is from Musa acuminata AAA Group cultivar baxijiao chromosome BXJ3-8, Cavendish_Baxijiao_AAA, whole genome shotgun sequence and encodes:
- the LOC135645326 gene encoding protein NPGR1-like; translated protein: MLCACSGEQYRFEEERPPSPPESLATRDFSTGGLSSRVGGLSSGAGGDGDSKLDDTQVDDVVESTLRETLSLNYEEARALLGRLEYQRGNFDAALQVFQGIDIVGLRPKIIKAIATWTRARQARRRGECLQGNVMSIHSVTLLIEAMLLKSKSLEEIGRFKDAAFECKTIIDIVESAWPHGIPEGIGDDSKLKEMFHKALELFPKLWMQAGFLEEAVAAYRRALMKPWDLGFSRWASLQKDLAVALLYGGAELSLPPQLQQLWGYAVPTSNIEEAILLLLILMRKVTFQEISWDPEIMNHLIYGFSLTGQFEVLAGHVEQILPGIYDRVERWYVLALCYHAAGLDDDALNVLRKALSYSEKKHKPHLPSVILGAKLCCKRPLHAWEGAKYAMKANEIFQNQKHFLGVTNHLLGVCYGNCARLSVSDSQRLKLQNESLKTLQHAANIEKNDSEVVYSLARESTMQRNLHIALENATKYLDMVAGSSVRGWKLLALIVSAEQNLREAEAIVDLAMYESGTMDQLEFLRLKALLQVAQEQPKNAIETYKNLLAMVEAWKELQKWSLSSEVKAVKDLEMEAWLDLASLYTKLGSWNDSYVCLDKAKTFELFSPKCWHSKGKLLEAQSKQQEALIALLVSLSIEPDYVPSMVLMAAILRTRGGKSLAIARSLLMNALRLEPTNHEAWLNLGFISKAEGSLHQAADCFQAAYELRQSSPVQNFV